One part of the Alligator mississippiensis isolate rAllMis1 chromosome 3, rAllMis1, whole genome shotgun sequence genome encodes these proteins:
- the LOC109280771 gene encoding uncharacterized protein LOC109280771, with translation MGRMRIYFNGQVIPSLLSSSLPGVTNSARMVTTFTTIHLFLLLTQATPEASTEEDPLHWNSVLRMIEIWANATGPHPEGVTTCIPKPAAIEDNVLEVYVTPLNIAKWFSEVQGPLCGTSICRVNGPIPCPGCQVVSFPDYTHISGSKMTAYYWPSGQITEKNISSLNCRSWGLGSNKVEPIGCHRIPWGARKGGTNEDQVQFLPWQAHGLQPSWLLFLNSTPMPEGGWNVSRGVNLTIFNEKHQLLSAFFPLRQAGVRYLESCNLTHPYCTPRIQALWCRRKELPTNAPRGLMWACTNGVLYISPPAHFDGACFIASVELCPPLATNTSNPYTPWFAHTKARGKRSATTWSRMTYSQQVGKRFEWVIEGLFLWYVGIIRAQEAIVKLAEEVEMGFNTTNEALFLLNKQLQETSKMTMQNRLALDAMLLHNGGVCKYLNLSHEYCCISIPNVTILLMAQLEVIKKAAKGVNAIAKVSSGWLADLFSSFGWSFSSLAMRILAPLLTLLIPLFSCLLCVCVGCCVVDSIKKKVITLSALVYTQIPNPSEDEDFECVSMTSIR, from the exons ATGGGACGG ATGCGCATCTATTTTAACGGGCAAGTCATCCCCAGCTTGTTGTCTAGCAGCCTACCTGGGGTCACCAATAGTGCAAGGATGGTGACAACTTTCACCACCATCCACCTGTTCCTGCTCCTAACTCAAGCAACACCAGAGGCGAGCACTGAGGAGGACCCACTACATTGGAACTCTGTGCTCCGGATGATTGAAATCTGGGCGAATGCCACCGGCCCGCATCCAGAGGGGGTAACCACTTGCATCCCGAAGCCTGCAGCAATCGAGGACAATGTTCTAGAGGTGTATGTTACTCCCCTTAATATCGCAAAATGGTTTTCTGAGGTACAAGGACCATTGTGTGGAACCTCTATTTGTAGAGTCAATGGTCCCATACCTTGCCCAGGTTGCCAAGTAGTTTCTTTTCCCGACTATACACACATAAGCGGGAGTAAAATGACGGCGTATTACTGGCCGTCAGGTCAAATAACAGAGAAAAACATCTCTAGCCTAAACTGTAGGAGTTGGGGACTAGGGAGTAACAAAGTAGAGCCAATTGGTTGTCATCGTATCCCCTGGGGGGCTCGGAAGGGGGGCACCAATGAAGATCAAGTACAATTCCTACCATGGCAAGCCCATGGTCTCCAGCCTTCATGGTTACTTTTCCTTAATAGCACTCCCATGCCAGAGGGAGGGTGGAATGTAAGCAGAGGGGTAAATCTCACTATTTTCAACGAGAAACATCAGCTGCTGAGTGCTTTCTTCCCATTGAGACAAGCGGGAGTGCGGTATTTAGAAAGCTGCAACCTaacacacccctactgcacacCTAGAATCCAGGCCCTTTGGTGTCGTAGAAAGGAGCTGCCGACCAATGCACCCCGAGGACTCATGTGGGCATGCACCAACGGTGTACTATATATTTCTCCACCTGCTCACTTTGATGGGGCTTGTTTTATTGCCAGTGTGGAACTCTGCCCACCTCTTGCCACAAACACTTCCAACCCGTACACTCCCTGGTTCGCACACACTAAGGCCAGGGGAAAACGCTCCGCCACCACTTGGTCCAGAATGACCTATAGCCAACAAGTAGGCAAACGTTTTGAATGGGTAATCGAAGGGTTGTTCCTTTGGTATGTAGGAATCATAAGAGCCCAGGAGGCCATTGTAAAATTAGCAGAGGAAGTAGAAATGGGCTTCAACACCACCAATGAAGCTCTATTCCTGCTAAATAAGCAGTTACAAGAAACCTCAAAGATGACTATGCAAAATCGACTTGCCCTAGATGCTATGTTACTTCATAATGGAGGAGTATGCAAATATCTAAATTTATCTCATGAGTATTGCTGTATTTCAATTCCTAATGTGACCATACTGTTAATGGCTCAACTGGAGGTAATTAAAAAGGCCGCTAAAGGTGTTAATGCCATAGCGAAAGTAAGCAGTGGTTGGCTCGCAGAccttttttccagttttggttGGAGTTTTTCCTCGTTAGCAATGCGCATACTTGCCCCATTATTAACCCTATTAATACCTCTATTCAGTTGTTTATTGTGTGTTTGCGTAGGATGTTGTGTCGTTGATTCAATCAAAAAGAAAGTCATAACACTATCGGCCTTAGTTTACACTCAAATACCTAATCCTTCCGAAGACGAGGACTTTGAGTGTGTGTCTATGACCAGTATTAGATAA